The following nucleotide sequence is from Brachyspira suanatina.
CTATATTAAGCGGAATTAAAAAGATAGAAAAATTGGATAAAGAAGAAAGTTATATAATCAACTCAATAACTAAAATCAATCCTAATATAAATATAAAAGATATAAAAATCGACTTAGTAAATGAATATGGAATAAATATATCCAATTTTGATTATAATGCTGAGATTACAAATTATGATATTATTGTACTAATTATAAATGAACTAAAAATGATATCCAAAACATTTAATCCGCCTATAAAGTACACTGATTCAAAAAAATCCATAGAATTAGCTAGAGAATATTTTGATAATAAAAAATATAAAAAGGCAATGGCAGAATGCGATTCTATACTATTTCATGATAAAGAAAATAAAGAAGCAAGACATATAAAGATAGAAAGTTTATACAAACTGCTAATCAAAGAAGTAAGAAATTTTGAATCGCCTTTATGTTATAAAGAGATAGCTAAAATATATTTAATAAAAAAAGACTATGAGAACACATTAAAATATTTAAATAAATACTTTGATTCATATTCCTCAAATAAAGAAATATTTAAATACAAAGAAAAACTTCAATTTCAATATAAAAAAATAATGGAATATGAAGAAAAAACTAATAAGAAACTTGAAAAAATTACGGATAAAAACAAGAGAGATTATTTAGAATTTATAAATGATTTCTGGGGAGTATATTTAAGTAAAATTTGATTTTTATATTTTGGAGATTATATGAAAAAATTAGGTTTAGTTTTAGGCGGCGGAGGCGGACTTGGAAGCTATCAAATAGGAGTATGGAAAGCTTTAAGAGAATACGAAGTAGATAAAATGATTAAAGCAATATCCGGTACTTCTGTAGGCGTTCTTAATGCATGTTTGATAGCACAGAATAATTATGACATAGCCGAATATATTTGGACTAATGAAATAGAAGATAAAATACTCTCAAAAAAGAAAATGGATAAAAATAATAATTATATATCTTCAAATGGAATTTTCAGTAGAAAAGGATTAATAGAGATAATAGAAAAATATTTAAATATTGACATCATTATCAATTATGAATATCCAATATATGCCACAGCTGTAAATTTAAAAAACATTGATGCTGAATATTTCAAATTAAATAACAAATCAGCAAAAGAAATAAAAGAAATAATGATGGCAACAAGTGCAATACCGGTAATATTCGGAAGGCAGACAATAGAAGGAGTTGATTATATAGACGGCGGTGTTGAATTATTAAAAGGAAACAATCTGCCTTTAAAGCCTCTTTATGAAGAAAAATGCGATGAAATAATAGCCATTAATTTATACAAAGAAAGCACAAGAGAAAAATTCAATAATTGCAAAGTTTATGAGATAGTACCAAGTAATGATATAGGAAACTTCTTTAATGGGGCTATGGATTTTTCACTTGAAGGTGCTAAAATGCGTATTAAAGAAGGATACAATGATGCAAAGAATATGCTTAAAGAAATATTTAAAATGGGTAAAACACAATTAGAGAATTTAGAAAATAATAATATGCTTTATATGTATGAAAATGATAATGCTGCAGAAAGAAAAAAATTAAAAAAGAAACTTAATAAAGCAATAGATAGTTTAAAAATAGATGATAATAACTAATACAAAATAAATTTTACTTTATAATAAGAAATATTTAGCATACGCAGAGTAAAGTAAAAAAACAAAGATGAATCATATTATAAAAATAGCCATAAAAATAATGCCCATTCACCGCGTGTTAATTAAGCTCTAACTCTACAAAAAGCAAGGGATGGATATTAACAATTCTACTAAAAGCTTTAAAAAATAAAATAATAAAAATTCATATTAAAGCTATAAAGTAAAAGGGCGGGCAAACGTAATGGATTTTTTAAACTTTACAAATTAAATATTTTGAATATAATACTTCGCATAAAATTAATTTAATATTAAAGGAATAATATGTATATAGATAAATTATGGGGAGAATATTTTGGTGATTGTGATGACTCATTAGTATTATTAGAGTATTTTGATGAGAATGATAATACTCAATATAGCGTTAAAAAAATATTTACTGACTTTAATGTATACAATGAATATTCTACAATAAAAGTTGATTCATTTAGAAAAAGTAAAGATATAAAATATATTTGTAATGGTATTGAACATAATATAGATATAGTAATAGATTTAATATTAGATTTATCAGTATTAATTTTAGAATGTCTTCATAACAAAAAAATATATTTAAAAGATTTATATAGTAATTCTGAAAAAGATAAATATATATCAATAAATGCTGATAAGGAAGATATAGAATTATTTATAAATATATTAAATGACTTTTCTGTTAATGGTTCTAAGTATGATTTAGCCGATATGTGTGATGATGAAACTATTAATAATATTGCTGAAAAGACAAAATATATAGCAAATGAAATGTCAAAATTTATATATTAATAAATAAAAAAAATATTAATAACTTTACATAATTTTTTTATTAAAGTTTTAGTTAAAATATATTGAGATTTTTACATTATAAATATACAATATAGCAACAATCAAATATATGAGGGATTATATATGAGTATAGGCTCTAGCAGAAGTAAATTAGAAGACGGAATAAAATTTTTTAGAAATGAAAACTATAAAGAAGCAATAGACTCTTTGGAAAAAATATTCTCAGAAAAAAATGATGTTGAATCCGGATACCATCTAGCATTAGCCTATGCACAAATTCAAGATTATGATAATACTCTTCAGGTATTTGATAAAATAATGAGAAGACTTGATAATCCTCTTAGACTTATGCAGGCCCATATAATAGTAGGATACATATACGCTGTTAAAGAAATGTATGATCTAGCTGAATTTGAACTTCTAGATGCTTTATCTTCTGGAGTTGAAAATACTCAAATACATGCAGCTTTGGGTTATGTTTATTATAAGAAAGGAAATATCAGAAAAGCTATAGAGCATTTGAGAAAAGCTGTTAATCTTGATCCAAAAAGTGCAAATGCTAGAAATTCTTTAGGATTTATTTTGGCAGATACAGAAACTAATATAGAAGAAGGAATAGAAGAAATTAGAAAAGCATTGGCGATAGATCCTAATAATCCGGCTTATTTAGATTCATTAGGCTGGGCTTTCCTTAAGAAAAATGATTTTGAAAGAGCTAAAGAATTTTTAACAAAAGCTTTTGAACTTGCTCCTACAAACAGAGATATAAAAGAACATTTATTAAAATTAGATAAGTCTTCATATAAAAGATAACTGTATAAAATAAATAATTTAATATAAAATAATAATTTCGGAGGTTTTATGAAATATATTATCAGCATTATATTTTTAATTTCATTATCTTTATATTCTCAAAATAATATTCAATATTTAGGCAATACTTCTCTAAACAGAGGCGGAAAAAATATTGATATAAAAACTTCTAATGAAATATTAGCAAATGATATTATAGAAACTGAAAAAAATGCTTTTGCTGAAATAAAAATAGGAAATAAATATTATTATCTTGCTCCAAATACAAAAATAAAAGTAAGCAATAATAATGCTGTTTTAATAACTGGAGCTATGTATACTAGAAATAAAGCCTTTAATTCTTTAGAAGATTTCAAAAAATATGATAATGATATAAAAATATATGCAGATCCTTTCCCATTCTATGCCGGTAAAGTATCAACTATATTCATAGCTTCCAAAGATGAAGTAAAAATAGAAAACTCAAAACTTATGGGAAGTGCAAGACCTATAGTAAAATTTTTTGAAGTAAAAAATGCTGATAGAAACATGAAAGTTTATAAAAGTGTATTCGGTATATATGTAGGTGCTCAGGATAAAAAATATCAATTTATATCTGATATAAAATTAAAAGATAATACAATATTAAATGTGGCAATAGATATAAAATTAGACTTTACTCCTCCACCACCAAAACCAAAACAAATACCTGGTGTAACTGCTACTATGAAAAATATTATAAGCAATCCTCAAAAATCAAAAGAAGAAAAAGAATTATTAAATGGAAAAGTTTATATAAGTTATACTCCTACTAATTATGCAGATAAAGTTTATATAATGCCTTCTCAAGGAAGATACTCATCAGGATTCGGTGCTTTCAGAGGATACACTAAAGACTATGCAAGATATCATCAAGGATTTGATATAGCCAACACAAACGGTACTCCTATAATAGCAGCAAATAATGGAGTGGTAAGAGTATCAAGAGAATTATTTGTTAGAGGAAACTGCGTAGTTATAGATCATGGCGAAGGAGTATACAGTTCATATTTCCATATGTCCAAATTAATAGCAAAAGAAGGACAGTATGTTAAAAAAGGCGAAGTAATAGGATTAATAGGTTCTACAGGAATGTCTACAGGACCTCATTGTCATTGGGAAATGAGAGCAGGAAATATGACATTTGATCCTTTAAGTATTTTAGAAAAGCCTGTTTCATTTAATACTAAAACTCTTACTCAAATAAAATAAAAATCGTAATTTATAATTAGAGAGCTGATGCAGTAAATGA
It contains:
- a CDS encoding patatin-like phospholipase family protein; amino-acid sequence: MKKLGLVLGGGGGLGSYQIGVWKALREYEVDKMIKAISGTSVGVLNACLIAQNNYDIAEYIWTNEIEDKILSKKKMDKNNNYISSNGIFSRKGLIEIIEKYLNIDIIINYEYPIYATAVNLKNIDAEYFKLNNKSAKEIKEIMMATSAIPVIFGRQTIEGVDYIDGGVELLKGNNLPLKPLYEEKCDEIIAINLYKESTREKFNNCKVYEIVPSNDIGNFFNGAMDFSLEGAKMRIKEGYNDAKNMLKEIFKMGKTQLENLENNNMLYMYENDNAAERKKLKKKLNKAIDSLKIDDNN
- a CDS encoding imm68 putative immunity domain-containing protein — protein: MYIDKLWGEYFGDCDDSLVLLEYFDENDNTQYSVKKIFTDFNVYNEYSTIKVDSFRKSKDIKYICNGIEHNIDIVIDLILDLSVLILECLHNKKIYLKDLYSNSEKDKYISINADKEDIELFINILNDFSVNGSKYDLADMCDDETINNIAEKTKYIANEMSKFIY
- a CDS encoding tetratricopeptide repeat protein translates to MSIGSSRSKLEDGIKFFRNENYKEAIDSLEKIFSEKNDVESGYHLALAYAQIQDYDNTLQVFDKIMRRLDNPLRLMQAHIIVGYIYAVKEMYDLAEFELLDALSSGVENTQIHAALGYVYYKKGNIRKAIEHLRKAVNLDPKSANARNSLGFILADTETNIEEGIEEIRKALAIDPNNPAYLDSLGWAFLKKNDFERAKEFLTKAFELAPTNRDIKEHLLKLDKSSYKR
- a CDS encoding M23 family metallopeptidase, coding for MKYIISIIFLISLSLYSQNNIQYLGNTSLNRGGKNIDIKTSNEILANDIIETEKNAFAEIKIGNKYYYLAPNTKIKVSNNNAVLITGAMYTRNKAFNSLEDFKKYDNDIKIYADPFPFYAGKVSTIFIASKDEVKIENSKLMGSARPIVKFFEVKNADRNMKVYKSVFGIYVGAQDKKYQFISDIKLKDNTILNVAIDIKLDFTPPPPKPKQIPGVTATMKNIISNPQKSKEEKELLNGKVYISYTPTNYADKVYIMPSQGRYSSGFGAFRGYTKDYARYHQGFDIANTNGTPIIAANNGVVRVSRELFVRGNCVVIDHGEGVYSSYFHMSKLIAKEGQYVKKGEVIGLIGSTGMSTGPHCHWEMRAGNMTFDPLSILEKPVSFNTKTLTQIK